From a region of the Helianthus annuus cultivar XRQ/B chromosome 5, HanXRQr2.0-SUNRISE, whole genome shotgun sequence genome:
- the LOC110940884 gene encoding tubulin-folding cofactor B, translating into MASRLQLPGDDSVLLRVTHSNLKTFSSDVRFSLESTVEAVKDKLWKKCGTAVASMSLELYDDTGAKVSDTNDNSRPFGFYSPLDGYRLHIIDLDPSSVTSGGWLEDTSLVEKYKISDEAYDKLDGTYRKFKEKLGPRNTSAQGSKMDDDYMKDICANIKVGDRCQVEPGEKRGVVKFVGRAEALGPGFWVGIQYDEPLGKHDGLVKGTRIFECPPLHGAMVRPDKVKVGDYPERDPFEDEEI; encoded by the exons ATGGCATCCCGCTTGCAACTTCCGGGAGATGATTCGGTTCTGTTACGTGTAACTCATTCTAATCTCAAGACATTCTCTTCTGATGTTAGATTCTCACTTGAG AGCACAGTAGAAGCTGTTAAAGACAAACTATGGAAAAAATGCGGCACGGCTGTTGCTTCAATGAGTCTTGAACTGTATGATGATACCGGTGCTAAAGTATCAGACACAAACGATAATTCACGACCTTTTGGCTTTTATTCTCCACTAGACGG ATATCGCCTGCATATTATAGATCTTGATCCGTCATCCGTAACATCCGGTGGTTGGCTTGAGGACACTTCGCTGGTGGAGAAATACAAAATTTCCGATGAAGCATATGATAAACTTGATG GTACATATAGAAAGTTTAAGGAGAAGCTTGGACCTCGAAATACTTCTGCTCAGGGATCTAAA ATGGATGATGATTATATGAAAGATATTTGTGCAAATATTAAG GTTGGAGATAGATGTCAAGTGGAACCAGGGGAGAAAAGGGGTGTTGTGAAATTTGTGGGCCGGGCCGAAGCTCTTGGGCCGGGCTTCTGGGTTGGAATTCAATATGATGAACCATTGGGAAAACATGATGGCTT GGTAAAAGGCACACGGATCTTCGAGTGCCCCCCACTTCATGGAGCTATGGTTAGACCAGATAAAGTAAAG GTTGGAGATTATCCTGAAAGAGACCCCTTTGAAGATGAAGAAATCTAA